A region from the Lates calcarifer isolate ASB-BC8 linkage group LG2, TLL_Latcal_v3, whole genome shotgun sequence genome encodes:
- the LOC108897722 gene encoding aminopeptidase N, with amino-acid sequence MGKVYYISKNVGLGLLVLGVSALATIIALSIAYDKEKAKNQGRPGDGAADSTSMPTPPATLFTPKEPWDRYRLPDSLVPVSYNVTLWPRLEPNADGLYIFTGHSAVVFKCVKETDLIIIHSNKLNLTNFHGHLAKLSGLDEVTAPTIQKSWLVVKTEFLVLQLRSRLAVGATYVLYIEFQGELADDLEGFYRSEYTEDGVKKVVATSQMQATYARKTFPCFDEPAMKAVFSVTIIHKRGTVALSNGREIDAADGVIDGMPVKVTTFEPTERMSTYLLAFIVSDFVSIQSNQNNNLLIRIWARKKAIDDRQGDYALNVTGPILQFYERYYNATYPLSKSDQIALPDFNAGAMENWGLVTYRETALLYDPIVSSTGNKERVTTVIAHELAHMWFGNLVTLRWWNDLWLNEGFASYVEYLGADYAEPTWDMKDQIILYDMYKAFAVDALASSHPLSCREEEVNDPAQISEMFNTISYNKGAAVLRMLSEFLTEPVFARGLSSYLNTFAFDNTEYTDLWDHLQKAVENTPGIHIPHTVHDIMNRWTLQMGFPVVTIDTRTGSISQKHFLLDPDSVVDRPSQFNYTWFVPIKWMKTGVEQQQYWLLQKTDTNSLMRVSGQDWVLANTNVSGYFRVNYDLENWSRLLSLLNTNHKALSVINRAQIIDDAFNLARAKIISTTLALTTTKYLSKEKDYIPWESVLRNLNYYILMFDRTEVYGALQAYLKKQIQPLFEHFRTITANWTRVPSGHTDQYNQINAIGIACSMGVRGCRELIRGWYRQWMETPNHNPIHPNLKSTVYCSAIAFGGTEEWDFAWMKFKNTTVASEASRLRAAMACTKTPWLLNRYLEYTLDPTKIRKQDATSTIQYIAQNVVGLPLAWNFIRARWSYIFQQYGKGSFSFSSLISGITKRFSTEFELQELKKFKEDNLHVGFGSATLALEQAIEKTTANIKWVTENKAQVLKWFTEASK; translated from the exons ATGGGGAAAGTCTACTACATCAGTAAAAATGTGGGCCTTGGACTGCTTGTACTGGGGGTCAGCGCTTTGGCCACGATTATAGCTCTGTCCATTGCCTACGACAAGGAAAAGGCCAAGAATCAGGGCAGGCCTGGAGATGGAGCAGCAGACAGCACCAGCATGCCTACACCCCCTGCTACCCTCTTCACCCCCAAGGAGCCCTGGGACCGCTACAGACTTCCAGACTCCCTTGTTCCCGTTTCTTATAATGTGACCCTTTGGCCACGGCTGGAGCCCAACGCAGACGGCCTGTACATCTTCACCGGACATTCAGCGGTGGTCTTCAAATGTGTGAAGGAAACAGATCTCATCATCATCCACTCCAATAAGCTGAACCTCACCAACTTCCATGGGCACCTCGCTAAACTGAGCGGCCTGGATGAAGTCACTGCGCCCACAATACAAAAGTCTTGGCTTGTGGTGAAGACAGAGTTTCTGGTTCTTCAGCTGCGCAGCAGATTAGCTGTGGGAGCGACTTACGTGCTTTACATTGAATTTCAGGGAGAGCTGGCAGACGACCTGGAGGGCTTCTACAGGAGTGAATACACTGAGGATGGAGTGAAGAA agtTGTTGCTACCTCACAGATGCAAGCAACATATGCCAGGAAAACCTTCCCTTGCTTCGACGAGCCGGCCATGAAAGCTGTCTTCagtgtcaccatcatccacaaGCGAGGCACCGTGGCTCTGTCCAATGGCAGGGAAATTG ATGCTGCAGACGGGGTCATTGATGGCATGCCTGTCAAAGTAACTACATTTGAGCCCACTGAGAGAATGTCCACATATCTATTGGCATTTATCGTCAGTGACTTTGTTAGCATTCagtcaaaccaaaacaacaacttgTTG ATCCGAATCTGGGCTCGAAAAAAAGCCATAGATGACAGACAGGGTGACTATGCTCTCAACGTTACAGGGCCGATCCTTCAGTTCTACGAGCGTTACTACAACGCAACTTATCCACTCTCCAAGTCAG ATCAGATAGCACTGCCTGACTTCAATGCTGGGGCAATGGAGAACTGGGGCCTAGTCACATACAGGGAGACGGCCCTGCTCTATGACCCCATCGTATCCTCCActggaaacaaagagagagttACAACTGTCATCGCCCATGAACTTGCACACATG tggTTTGGGAACCTGGTGACTCTGCGATGGTGGAATGACCTGTGGCTGAACGAAGGCTTTGCATCATACGTGGAATATCTGGGAGCTGACTACGCTGAGCCCACCTGGGACATG AAAGACCAGATCATTCTGTATGACATGTACAAGGCGTTTGCTGTGGACGCCCTGGCCTCGTCTCACCCACTGTCGTGCAGAGAAGAGGAGGTCAATGATCCCGCTCAGATCAGCGAGATGTTTAACACCATCTCCTACAACAAG ggAGCAGCAGTGCTCAGGATGCTGTCAGAGTTTCTAACTGAGCCTGTGTTTGCCAGAGGACTCAGT TCTTACCTGAACACATTTGCCTTCGACAACACAGAGTATACAGACCTGTGGGACCATCTCCAAAAG GCAGTTGAAAACACACCAGGTATTCATATTCCACACACTGTCCATGACATCATGAACCGCTGGACTCTCCAGATGGGCTTCCCAGTGGTCACTATTGACACCCGGACAGGAAGTATCTCTCAGAAACACTTCCTGTTGGATCCAGACTCTGTAGTGGACAGACCCTCTCAGTTCAA TTACACATGGTTTGTCCCTATTAAATGGATGAAGACAGGTGTGGAGCAGCAACAGTACTGGCTCCTTCAGAAGACAG ACACCAACAGTCTGATGAGAGTGTCGGGACAGGACTGGGTGCTGGCGAACACCAATGTATCTGGATACTTCAGGGTGAACTATGATCTTGAGAACTGGAGTCGTCTTCTCTCCTTGCTCAACACCAACCATAAG GCTTTATCAGTCATCAACAGAGCACAGATCATAGATGATGCGTTCAACCTAGCAAG AGCCAAAATAATCAGTACAACGTTAGCCCTCACAACTACCAAATACCTGTCTAAGGAGAAAGACTACATCCCCTGGGAGTCAGTTCTGAGAAACCTCAATTACTACATCCTGATGTTTGACCGCACTGAGGTCTACGGAGCGTTACAG GCATACCTCAAGAAACAAATACAACCACTGTTTGAGCACTTCAGGACAATTACAGCTAACTGGACCAGAGTACCTTCAGGACACACTGACCA GTATAATCAGATCAATGCTATTGGGATAGCCTGCAGTATGGGTGTAAGGGGCTGCAGGGAGTTGATCAGAGGCTGGTATCGACAGTGGATGGAAACACCAAATCACAACCC GATTCATCCCAACTTGAAAAGCACAGTTTACTGCAGTGCCATAGCTTTTGGTGGCACGGAGGAGTGGGACTTTGCCTGGATGAAGTTCAAGAACACCACTGTGGCCTCTGAAGCTTCCAGGCTAAGAGCAGCCATGGCCTGCACCAAAACACCTTGGCTTTTGAACAG GTATCTGGAGTACACCCTAGACCCGACTAAGATCCGCAAGCAAGATGCCACCTCTACCATCCAGTACATCGCACAAAATGTTGTGGGACTGCCCCTGGCCTGGAACTTCATCAGAGCAAGATGGAGTTACATTTTCCAGCA gTATGGAAAAGGTTCATTTTCCTTCTCCAGTCTCATCAGCGGAATCACAAAGAGATTCTCTACAGAGTTCGAGTTACAGGAG CTGAAGAAATTCAAAGAAGACAACCTTCATGTTGGTTTTGGCTCAGCCACCTTGGCCCTGGAACAGGCCATTGAAAAGACCACAGCCAACATCAAATGGGTGACGGAGAACAAAGCCCAAGTGCTGAAGTGGTTTACTGAGGCGTCCAAATGA
- the mespba gene encoding mesoderm posterior ba: MDTSSVPLLNYGLQYQWCSDSDLSSISSPETLSPVHSMDSSLSPSYQQPPQSTPKAAKTGYSKSFKSSPCSLSGRGRKSGRATRIRSKQRESASEKEKLRMRDLTKALHHLRSYLPPSVAPAGQTLTKIETLRLTIRYISYLSAQLGLSEEVLFQRREQGDTSASDASSPDILSYFQHSSMGGQETQFQSQNLNQSLYTAQCHSQDTMLHSGSCSFGVDQYNKQYSDAPQGDISMDTILQSPPTTQPSCQMCGKDFCIPLVPREYWG, from the exons ATGGATACCTCCTCTGTGCCTCTGCTCAACTATGGCCTGCAGTACCAGTGGTGCTCGGACTCAGACCTCTCCAGCATCTCCTCTCCAGAAACCCTCTCCCCTGTCCACTCTATGGACTCCAGCTTGTCTCCTTCCTACCAGCAGCCTCCACAGTCCACCCCTAAGGCAGCTAAAACCGGATATTCCAAGAGCTTCAAATCCTCGCCCTGCTCCCTGTCTGGACGTGGCCGGAAGTCAGGCCGAGCGACCCGGATCCGCAGCAAACAGAGGGAGAGCGCCAGCGAAAAGGAGAAACTGAGGATGAGGGATCTGACCAAGGCTCTACATCACCTCAGGTCCTACCTCCCACCCTCTGTGGCCCCCGCTGGACAGACTCTGACCAAGATCGAGACTCTCCGTCTTACTATCCGCTACATCTCCTACCTGTCGGCCCAGCTGGGCCTCAGCGAGGAGGTGCTATTTCAGAGAAGAGAGCAAGGAGACACTTCGGCCAGCGACGCCTCCTCCCCTGACATCCTCAGCTACTTCCAACACAGCTCCATGGGAGGTCAGGAGACCCAGTTCCAGAGCCAGAATCTGAACCAAAGCCTGTACACAGCCCAGTGTCACAGCCAGGACACCATGCTGCACTCTGGGAGCTGTAGTTTTGGAGTGGATCAGTACAATAAACAGTACAGTGACGCTCCTCAGGGAGATATCAGCATGGATACCATCCTGCAGTCACCTCCGACAACACAGCCCTCCTGTCAG ATGTGTGGCAAAGACTTCTGCATCCCGTTGGTTCCAAGAGAGTATTGGGGTTAA
- the mespaa gene encoding mesoderm posterior aa encodes MEMSYCSTLQLQDDSFLFDCGSLLEKSYDPVACDPALDPGYFSAGSSLSPTSSVDSFSFSPTSLQAAGTEQDALDCFIFGSPEAPRLTHETQTVPCSRPMATSSTTKKSRSRYPGKKRQTASEREKLRMRDLTKALHHLRTYLPPSVAPAGQTLTKIETLRLTIRYISYLSAQLGLSEEVLEQRRSTGFMEQPQTLNQFLDQPTASYRPQESSCNTMSTAQPSSLQHAYQVSSGLCFTSEQYWMPQ; translated from the exons ATGGAGATGTCCTACTGCTCTACTCTCCAGCTCCAGGATGACTCTTTCCTGTTTGACTGCGGGTCCCTGCTGGAGAAATCTTATGATCCTGTGGCCTGTGATCCAGCCTTGGACCCTGGTTACTTCAGCGCAGGCAGCAGCTTGTCTCCCACCTCGTCTGTGGACTCCTTTAGCTTCTCCCCCACCTCCCTGCAGGCTGCAGGAACTGAACAAGACGCCTTGGACTGTTTCATCTTTGGCAGCCCCGAGGCACCTCGTCTTACCCACGAGACGCAGACTGTACCCTGCTCCAGACCCATGGCGACCTCCTCCACCACAAAGAAATCAAGGTCCAGGTATCCGGGGAAGAAGCGCCAGACGGCCAGCGAGAGGGAGAAGCTGAGGATGAGGGATCTGACCAAGGCCCTGCATCACCTCAGGACGTACCTCCCACCCTCAGTGGCCCCCGCAGGACAGACCCTGACCAAGATTGAGACGCTGCGCCTGACCATCCGCTACATCTCCTACCTGTCGGCCCAGCTGGGCCTCAGCGAGGAGGTGCTGGAGCAGAGGAGATCCACTGGTTTCATGGAGCAGCCCCAAACCCTCAACCAGTTCCTGGATCAGCCAACAGCCAGCTACAGACCACAGGAATCAAGCTGCAACACCATGAGCACAGCACAGCCGTCCTCTCTGCAGCATGCATATCAG GTTTCTAGTGGACTTTGCTTCACCAGCGAGCAGTACTGGATGccacagtaa
- the LOC108897729 gene encoding aminopeptidase Ey, whose amino-acid sequence MGKGFYISKAVAVTCVVVAIAAVATIIALSVVYAQEKSKNEAISPPTTSPDTTTITPTTPSTPKEPWQRYRLPDSLAPVSYNVTLWPRLKTNADGLYIFSGHSTVVFTCVKETDLILIHSNRLNLTAFEGYHAKLKGLDGATAPSLKNTWLEVPTQYLVIQLSGPLQAGSKYELFTEFVGELADDLGGFYRSEYFEDGVKKVVATTQMQPTDARKAFPCFDEPAMKAVFHMTLIHPQETVALSNAMNYDPVNITMDGQKLIQTRFEPTEIMSTYLLAFVVCDFAYIGTKPGAEVLIRIWARRKAIEEGQGNYALEKTGPILSFFENYYNSSYPLTKSDQIALPDFSAGAMENWGLITYRETALLYNPDVSSNGDKEWVATVISHELAHMWFGNLVTMKWWNDLWLNEGFATYVSYLGANYAEPTWKMKDLIVLNEIVGVMAVDALASSHPLSSKEEDIQMPEHISELFDSITYSKGAAVLRMLSEFITETVFSKGLSTYLEEFKYKNTVYTDLWKHLQMAVDKAGIKLPSSVEVIMNRWILQMGFPVVTIDTKTGKITQKHFLLDPDSVVDRPSEFNYEWFVPITWIKTGVERQQYWLVDKEATNNDMMLNANDWLVANVDMRGFYRVNYDAGNWERLLAKLSSQHKDIPVINRAQIIDDAFNLARAEMVNTTLALRTTKFLNKEVEYMPWQTARNNLDYYFLMFDRSEVYGPMQAYIKRQVSPLFNYFKDLTLNWTKIPESHTDQYNQVNAISLACSTGVKGCRDLTTGWFREWMKNSTNNKISPNLKSTVYCSAIAAGGVEEWDFAWSMYKNATIASEAEKLMHALSCTKQPWLLNRYLQYCLDPEKIRKQDATITIIYIASNPIGQPLAWDFIRANWNHIFNDYGGGSFSFGGIINGVTKRFSTEFDYKQLLQFKEDNAGQLGSATTALEQALERTKANMNWVAMNKKQVLEWFTSETSSPV is encoded by the exons ATGGGGAAAGGTTTCTACATCAGCAAAGCGGTGGCAGTAACCTGTGTGGTTGTAGCCATCGCTGCTGTGGCCACCATCATAGCCCTGTCTGTGGTTTACGCTCAGGAGAAGTCCAAGAATGAAGCAATATCTCCACCCACCACCAGCCCTGACACTACCACCATCACCCCTACCACGCCGTCCACCCCGAAGGAGCCCTGGCAGCGCTACAGACTTCCAGACTCCCTCGCTCCTGTCTCCTACAATGTGACCCTTTGGCCCCGGTTGAAGACCAACGCAGACGGCCTGTACATATTCTCCGGACACTCCACAGTAGTCTTCACATGTGTGAAGGAGACCGACCTCATCCTCATCCACTCCAACAGGCTGAACCTCACCGCCTTTGAGGGTTACCATGCCAAGTTGAAGGGCCTGGATGGAGCCACTGCACCCAGCCTGAAAAACACCTGGCTGGAGGTTCCCACCCAGTACCTGGTGATCCAGCTCAGTGGCCCGCTGCAGGCTGGGAGCAAGTATGAGCTCTTCACGGAGTTTGTTGGAGAACTGGCTGACGACCTGGGAGGATTCTACAGGAGTGAATACTTTGAGGATGGGGTGAAAAA AGTTGTGGCCACAACTCAGATGCAGCCAACTGATGCCAGGAAAGCTTTCCCCTGCTTTGACGAGCCGGCTATGAAAGCTGTCTTCCACATGACCCTCATTCACCCCCAGGAGACTGTGGCTCTGTCCAATGCCATGAACTACG ACCCTGTTAACATCACTATGGATGGCCAGAAATTAATCCAGACAAGATTTGAACCAACAGAGATTATGTCAACGTACTTGCTGGCTTttgttgtgtgtgattttgcCTACATTGGGACGAAACCAGGGGCAGAAGTTTTG ATCAGGATCTGGGCTCGCAGGAAGGCCATTGAAGAGGGCCAAGGAAACTATGCCCTTGAGAAGACTGGACCCATACTGTCATTCTTTGAGAACTACTACAACTCTTCCTACCCCCTGACCAAATCAG ACCAGATCGCTCTTCCTGACTTCAGTGCTGGAGCGATGGAGAACTGGGGCCTGATCACCTACAGAGAGACTGCCCTCTTATATAATCCTGACGTGTCGTCCAATGGAGACAAGGAATGGGTGGCAACAGTCATCTCCCATGAGCTCGCTCATATG TGGTTTGGGAACTTGGTGACCATGAAGTGGTGGAATGACTTGTGGCTCAATGAGGGATTTGCCACCTACGTCTCTTATCTTGGAGCCAACTATGCTGAACCAACATGGAAAATG aAAGATTTAATAGTTCTGAATGAGATTGTTGGTGTGATGGCTGTGGATGCTTTGGCCTCTTCCCATCCCCTTTCATCCAAAGAGGAGGACATCCAGATGCCAGAGCACATCAGTGAACTGTTTGACTCCATCACATACAGCAAG GGAGCTGCAGTCCTCAGGATGCTCTCAGAGTTTATCACAGAGACTGTCTTTTCCAAAGGACTCAGT ACATATTTAGAGGAGTTCAAGTATAAGAACACAGTCTACACAGACCTGTGGAAGCACCTGCAAATG GCAGTGGATAAAGCGGGCATAAAGCTGCCCAGTTCTGTGGAGGTTATCATGAACCGATGGATCCTACAGATGGGATTCCCTGTGGTCACCATCGACACCAAGACTGGAAAAATCACCCAGAAACACTTCCTGCTGGACCCAGACTCTGTAGTGGACAGACCATCAGAGTTCAA TTATGAGTGGTTTGTTCCTATTACATGGATTAAGACTGGTGTAGAAAGACAGCAATACTGGCTTGTGGACAAAGAAG CTACAAATAACGACATGATGCTGAATGCTAATGATTGGTTGGTGGCCAACGTAGATATGAGGGGCTTCTACAGAGTAAACTATGATGCTGGAAACTGGGAGCGTCTCCTCGCCAAGCTGAGCTCCCAACATAAG GACATTCCTGTGATCAATCGTGCTCAAATTATCGATGATGCTTTTAACCTTGCAAG GGCTGAGATGGTGAATACAACTCTTGCCCTGAGGACTACCAAGTTCCTCAATAAAGAAGTAGAATACATGCCCTGGCAGACTGCCAGAAACAACCTGGACTACTACTTCCTCATGTTTGACCGTAGTGAAGTGTACGGACCCATGCAG GCTTACATAAAGAGACAGGTCTCTCCTCTGTTTAACTACTTCAAAGATCTCACTCTCAACTGGACAAAGATCCCTGAAAGTCACACTGACCA GTACAATCAGGTGAATGCAATCTCCTTGGCCTGCAGCACTGGAGTGAAAGGTTGTCGGGATCTGACCACCGGCTGGTTCAGAGAGTGGATGAAAAACTCCACAAACAACAA GATTAGCCCCAACCTGAAATCCACAGTGTACTGCAGTGCAATAGCAgcaggaggagtggaggagtggGACTTTGCGTGGTCCATGTACAAGAACGCTACAATTGCATCAGAAGCTGAAAAACTTATGCATGCTCTGTCATGCACCAAACAGCCCTGGCTGCTGAACAG gtATCTGCAGTATTGTCTGGACCCAGAAAAGATCCGTAAGCAGGACGCCACCATCACCATAATTTACATTGCTAGTAACCCCATTGGTCAGCCTCTGGCTTGGGACTTTATCAGAGCCAACTGGAACCATATATTCAATGA CTATGGCGGTGGATCATTTTCCTTTGGCGGAATAATTAATGGGGTGACCAAACGTTTCTCCACTGAGTTTGATTACAAGCAG CTGCTGCAGTTCAAAGAAGACAACGCAGGGCAGCTCGGTTCGGCCACCACAGCTCTTGAGCAGGCGCTGGAGAGAACCAAGGCCAACATGAACTGGGTGGCCATGAACAAGAAACAGGTGCTGGAGTGGTTCACCAGTGAAACCTCCTCTCCAGTTTAA